In the genome of Bacillus thuringiensis, the window TTTCGATATTCATTTAATTTGTGTACATATTGCGTTACGATGTCTTCAAATTCTCTTTTGAATAAACGTTGCTGATTATTAATCATTTTTCCGAACCAGCCTTGTTGTTGAGCAATTTCTACTCGGCGTACAGCCGTTACCGTGCCATCGATATTACCTACATTAAATTTTTTATCGTAGTTTTGAATTACATTACGCTTTTGTTCATTATTTTCATGTAGTCGATTCATTTTTTCTACTAACTGCTTTCGAATTTCATATAACATAAAACGTGCTGCTACTGGGTGAACTGGATCTGTTTTCTTTAAAAACCATGTATTTAATTGATAGGACTGCCCTTCAGAACCACTTGGTGAAAAGCGATCTGATTCAATCATGTCATATAAAAGTGTCGTTACATGTTCATGTACACGGCTCGGAATCGCATACGCATATAAACGAACCGCATGATCCACTCTTGCCACTTCACCTTTCATTTGTTCCATCATTTTCAGTTTCGCAGCTGAAATTTTACACTCATGTTGCAGACGATTTAATTCCTCATCTTTTTGCACCGTGCGTTGTACATAACTTTCTACAGCTTCTAAAAACAGTTTTGATTTTGCAACTCCGAGCTTACCACCTTCTGCTCCTTCACGTGTTTCATTGTACATTTGTCTATAGAAAATATGAGCTTGCTCTGGACGGGTAGCAAGATGTTCCAAGTCCTCTAAATAACTTTTACCTCTCTCCGGCTTTTCACGCTGCATACCACGTTTTACATCTTGGTCATATCTTTGCTTCTTCTCTTGAAACAGTTGATCTAAATGAAGCCACGATTCATCTAAACCTTGCACAGCCCATTTTAAAGCACAATATTTTAACACATGCTCATACGGATAAATGAGTTTTGCCGTTCCTGCCCCGCAATATCGTCCTTTTCCGCTTGATTCTGCTAATTGCTGAATTTGATTGTCTTCTTGTGCAAAATGACTTGTGGACATTGGGCTAAATAACTGTAAATAAATTGTATTTGCCATCTGTTCCATATAGTCCGATAAATTGTGTAAATGGTGTCCATGTAGGTTTTCATAATCGTATAAGAAACAATAATTGTACGGTAAATGATGTTGTTTAATTGTATGATTCGTTCTTCCGTCTTCATCTACTTGATCAGGGCGATACTCTAATTCAATTGTTACACCGCCACGTTTTGATAATTCTCCAGTAGAACCGAGCGTAATAGCATGTAATTCTTTTAACGATGCATAGCCGTTTGCTTGCACCGTTTCAAACTCTTTCGCACTAACCGTTCTCGTCTTAACTAACACATCCGGCATTAAAAACGCACCGCGTATTAAAATGTTGTGATGCTGCAGTTTTTTTCGAAGCATTTCACGTAAATATAATGCAATTTGCAGAAACATCCCTGAACCTGTTCCGCCCGCTAGTGACGTTACTATAATGACACGTACTCCATATTCCGTTTGATCGCTTGTAACTGGAAAAATCTTCTCAATTTCTTGCCAAAAGGATGTCAATTTATCTTCTTTCATCGCAGCACGTAACGCTAAACGTGAAATGACGCGTAACTGTCCTGCTCCTTCTGTTAATGGTTTATCAAGTATAGTCGGGTCCATCGGAAACCACTCTGGAATCGTTGGATCACCCGCAATATACTCTCTTGGCGTTTTACTCGAACTCGTTTGCGTCTTAAACTTTCGAATATGATCAAATTTACTCAATGTATTCACATCTGTATCAAATACGTGCATTGCTACCTTTTTCCGGCGCTCTTCAGGCAGTTTTTCATATATTTGATGCGTCACAGTACTACCGATTCCACCTAAACCAATTAATATTGTTGGAACTTGTAATGTCATGTGAACCACCTTCCTATTCTTGCTTGTTTGAAAAAAGGGAAAGAGAATCAATACTCCATCCCCTTCTTATCCCTATCTACTATTCACATTCGTACTTGTAAATCTCCTTACCATATCCTCTATCAATTAGTAAAAGTTCATTTGGATATAGTGTCTTATGTTCCATTCCTACTTCATCCTCTGTTATAAACATCCCATCAATAATCATTCCAACTACTTGTGATTCTTTCGCTACAAAGACAGATTTCGAACCTTTCTTCGCTATAAACGTAACGGATTGCACCGTTTTTCTTTCTGCTCTAAATGGGATACCAAAATAATGGTTCCACCATTTATTTCGAAGTAATTCTGGTTCAGATTGATATAGCCAATCTTTCGCTACCTCTTGATCCCATTCATAATACAGTAGTGCCTTCCGGTGAAATCTCGGCCGAACAATCCATCCTAAAACAATGATTCCTACTACTAGCAGTAATAACGTGATAGGAATGACAAACTTAAAAATGAGCGCATATTTTTCATAAAACGGAGCATCTTGAATATGGAATGTTATGTTTTTCTTTACTTCTTGTAACTTTGAATCCCGCATTACGATGGTAGCTTCTACGGTGCCGGTATCTGTAAAATTAAATATGTCGGAGTAATAGGGACGAGGATAAACATAGATTTGGTTTCCATGTTGCTTTATTTCATAATTGATTGATTGTTCAGATGTGACACCAGTAGATTTTAATAGTTTTTTTACAGCTTCTTCTGTCATCGGCTTACCATCTAACTGTGGCTGCAAAACAAATGGTTTACTATTCTCTAAATTTGTCACTTTTTCTTCATAATCTTTTGTAACAGTTTGAAGTGATAATTTTGGTTTCTCAGCTGTTTCAATTTTAAATTCTTTCGTCTGTCTATAAAACCCTTTTATATTCATATGAACTTTCCCGCGTACTAACCCTTTATCAAGCTTAGTTTCGTAATAAAACACATGCCTTTTATCGTCCCACTTCATCGGATATTGTTTTCCGTCTATTTCTACTTCTGCCTGAAAGTAAGAAGACTGAACTGGCAACTCCGTAGGCTTTGCTTCAATAACAGCAGTAACACCTTCGTACATTTTCTCTACATTTTTTTGACTACTATCATCTTTGTCATAAGTAGAAACCGTATAATTAAGCGCCGGTTCAACTAGTACTTGTAGTCCTTCTTTCTCAATGTCCTGGTCCACTTCTATCGTATAAGTTCCTGGTTTAATAACTTCCTGATTTTCCGTACTTATATGAACTATATTTCCGAACAATTTTGCTTCTCCTGGTGCATGTATGGAAAAAGAAGATTGTAATTGTAATGGTTTAGAAATTTGTGTGACCTGATAATCGGGCAGAGAAGGCGATTGTCGTACAAGCGTCATACGTTTTAACGGAAACGGTGTTGTAATCTCTACTTTTTTCCCCACTACTTTCGTTTTGACAATCGATTCAACAGAGGAGAATGGATCACGATTTGCAACTAATGCTGCCACTTGATTTACACTTTTTACAATGCCATCTTCTCCGCTTGACGGCATCGTAACACCATTTATCTCTTTCTTCCATATTTCTTTGAACGTGTTTAATTGTTCTTTTTCTTGTTGTCCTAAATCTTCTTCCATCGTAATTAAGACTGGGTGTAACGATATCTTTTTTGCATCCATTTCTTTCTTAAACTGGGCTAATTTCTGCAAAATTTGTTCTTTTCCGCCAACCTTATCTTTCTCTAAATCATTAAATGCCCCGTCAGTTAATACAATAAGCCAAAATTCACGTTTTCCATCTATATCTGCTTCCTTTTTTATAGATTGCATCGCCGTTTCTACCGCGCTAAATGGAGTATTTAAATACGTTTTCCACGCTCCAATTCCCTCAATTTCTGTTTGCCTTTTATCCTTCGTTAACAAAATGTTTAATGGATCATTCGGCTTACTCATTGGAACGTAAGAAAATTTATCTTTTTCATCTAATAATGCAACTAAACTTTGCAAAGCATAATTGGCATATTTCCAGCGATCGTTATTTCTCATGCTGCCCGAATCGTCATATACAAGTGAAACGACCCTTTCCTTTGCCTCCTCTCCTTTTGCAAAAGCTGATAAAGGTAAACATATAAATAGAAACAACATGAACGTGGCACAAATTCGAATTTTCATGATGAGGCTTCGCCACCTTTGTAGACAAATTCCTATGTTTAAATTTATGAGAGGAAACAAGATATATGACTTGTATTTTAGGACAACTAACCCACCATAAATTTATTATGTAAACAGATTATACACTTGGTAATATTCCTTCTAGCATTCTCTATCCAATTATATAAGTAAAAAAAGCCTGTTTAAGATCCACGCTTAAAACAGACTTTTCCTACTTTTCATTTTAAAAACACATAACAAAAAGTTTGATTTTTGACTTAACACATCACTTCTATTGTAAATCCACCAGGTACTTCAACGTAAAACGTATACGCATGGGCATGCTTAGGAGGCTCGATCAAAAATCCATCTTCCTGCAATCTTTGATTTATCTTATCTACTTGTTCTTCATTTTCTTGTGGAAATCCTACATGAAATGTTTTTGGATACTGAACTTCTTTTCCTTTCATTAAAGTTAGTATAAATCCATCATTGTCACGCATAACTGCAAAGGCATTCCCCCTTGTTCCACTACAAATTAAACCAAAATACCTCTCTAAAAACTCTCTAGATGCTGTTACATCTGTAACTGTTAAATTAAGATGTTTAATTCCCAATCCCCCACCTCATTTCTTAATTTTCTAACATTTTATCATACAAATAAAAAACACGCTTTTCACAGCGTGTTTCATTGCTTTACATACACTTCAACAATCGGATTCTCTTTATTATCCGCATGCAAGCGTATATTCGCTTCACTTGTATTATAAATACTAGCTAATAACATTATCGTTAACACATTAGGTATCTTCGCATCACTTCCGTATTTTCTCTCAAGCCCTTCCTTATATTCAAAATCTAAATCCCCCTGCACATATGTATACACTTCAAAACCATCTTCTAAATTGCAAACTACTGTATCAATAATATCTGCCCCTACTTGCTTCTTCATTTCCTCTCGCAACGCTTCAATAAATTCTTCCCACGGTACTTCGTATGTCTGAAACTGATCTGTAGATTTCATGCCTTTTCCTCCTTATATATCCTCTTCTTATATTTCCCCTTTCCTATAACAATTATGATAGATAGGACATTCGTACAAGCCGCACTTGTCCCCCTTACATATCGTATTACTGTAATGCGGAAGGAGGAAAGAACATGCATAGACAAAAATGTTATGATACATGCCGACGTTATTTCGGAAAAGTTGTTCGGATTGAAGACCATGATGGCCGTATACATTTAGGTAAAATAATCGATTTGACACAAAACTCTGTATGGATTGAACCGATGCAACAGCGCTCATCTTTTGATTCAGGATTCGGATACTATGATGCTTATGCAAACGGTGGTTGTGACCTTTGTGGCGGCCTTAGCAGATGTGATAGTTGCGGATTTGGATGCGGTGGTGGATTCAGCAGTTGCGGATGTGGTGGCCGTGGTTGCGGTAGTTGTGGTGGCGGCGGCTGGGGTGGCGGCGGTTGTGGCTGGGGTGTTGAACTCGGATTTGGTTTCATCTTCGGAATTACATTAGCTGCATTATTTTTCATTTAACATAGTAAAGAGTTGGCTACCTTTAGCCAACTCTTTTTCTTTATTTTTCACATATAAAAATACGATGCCCTAAAATGTGTTGGTACATAAGCCTTACATTTTCATGCTGTACCCACGCCTCATATAACTCATTCGGAATATGTGAGGATACATTCCATTCTGGCTCTTCTACATAGCCAGAGATCGTTTCTGCAATCGTGCCACCGCCAGCAATTGTAATTCTTTTAAAATTTGCTTTCTGAAATAATTGTACCCACTCATTCTCAGTTAATAGTTCTTTCATGCCATATAATTGGGCGATTTTTTCTTCCTCACTCTTATCAATGTGCCTATCAATAATCATTTCAATGACAACAAGCTTACCGTCCTGCTGTAATACACGGTAACACTCCGAGATAACCCTTTCTTTCTCTGTAAAAGCGATGATTGATTCTCCAAGTACGAACTCAAATGAGTTATTCAAACAAGGTAATTGCTCTACACTTCCTTCAATTAATTGTATATCTAACCCTTCAAACAACCATCTATCTTTTGCCTTTTGAATCATAATTTCATTCTTTTCAACAGTTGTTACTTTATAACCAAATTCCCTTGTCATATATGCAGCTGTTTTTCCCGTACCGCAACCTATTTCAAGGACATTCGCTCCATATTTAAAAGGCAGTTGTGCTAACAATTGTTTTGTTAACGTAAAACCACCAGGATGAGCACTTCCTATTCCGTAATAAGCTAGGAAATCGATGTATGTGTTTCGCTTCATAGGACTCTCCTTCAAGTTTTCTATAATACATATATTCATCCTCAAAAAAATAGTGCACAGAAAAAAAAGCATTTTCAAGTGCAATGTTTCAACTTGAAAACGCTTTTTTCTTTTACTATTTCTCTTCTACATACGCCCATTTGAAACTATATTCCGGACTAATATTATGTTTTACAATTCCCTTTACATTTGGTTTCATAACATACGATCTACCACTTTGATATAAAGGTACGAGCGCTACATCTTCTTCAAGTAACAGTTTTTCTGCTTTCCCTAGCTCTGTCCAACGTTTTTTTGCATCAGCCATCCATTCCGTCTTACTTTTATTAATAATGTCATCATATTTTGAATTTGAATAGCTCATCTGATTCTGTGAATTTTTCGTTTCAAACATATCAAGATATGTCATTGGATCCGCATAATCTGGATTCCAGCCGCCATATGAGAAATCATAATCTTGGTCTGATTCTAATTTTAGTTTTTGCTTAAATGGCTGAAGTTTAATATTTACTGTTACACCCTTTAAATTCTTTTCAATTTGATCTTTTACATACTCCCCAACCTTTTTCGCATTACCAGTATCATAATTTAATAGCTCTATTGTCACTTGATCTTTTCCAAGTTCTTTTTTCGCAGCTTCCCAGGCTGCTGCTGCCTTTTTAGAGTCTTGTTTTAAACCATTTTTAAACGTTTCTGCGAAATCTTTACCGTCTGGTCCAGCTGCTAAACCTTTTGGTACTAAATAATCCACTGGTTTTGAACCATCATTTAAAATGACATTCGTTAAAGCTTTCTTATCGATTGATAATGCAATTGCTTCACGTAATTTTTTACTCTTTAACGGTGTATCTTGCCCACCACGTTTTTGATTTAGACGCAAGTAAAAAGTACTTGTTTCTGAATATGCACCAAACTCTTCTTTATTATTTCTATACTTATCAACAAATTCACCTGATAAAAGTGTAAAATCAATCGCACCTGTATCATATAAATTTACTCTTGTAGCTGGTTCTTTTACTACACTATAGTTGATTTCTTCTAGTTTTACAGTCTTTTTATCCCAATACTGATCATTTTTCTTTAATTTCCAACCTTGTTCATGCTTCCAATCAGTAAGTACAAACGGTCCATTATAAACTGTCGTATCAGACTCTAAACCGTATTTATCTCCTTTTTCTTTTACGAACTTTTCATTTAATGGATAGTATGACGCGAATGCCATTAAATTTAAGAAATATGGTACTGGTCTCTCTAGTTCAACTTCCAGTGTATAATCATCTACCGCTTTTACACCTAATGTAGAAACTTCTGCTTTCTCTTGATTTATTGCCTCTGCATTTTTAAGATAGTAAGCAATAAACGCATATTCTGCAGCTGTTTTTGGATCTACTAGACGTTGCCATGCAAATACGAAATCTTTCGCTGTTACAGGATCACCGTTTGACCATTTTGCATCTTTTCGTAATTTGAATGTATATTTTTTGCCATCCTCGCTTTTCGTACTAGATTCTGCCGCCGCTGGAATTGGCTTGTTATCTTTATCTAGACGATATAACCCTTCCATCGTGTTTCCTAAAATTTGAGAACCTAACGTATCTGTATTTTTAGAAGTATCCATCGTCGGAATTTCATTCGTTTCTGTACGATTCATTACTTGCTGTGCCGCATATTTAATATCGGATTTTTTCTCTTCCCCGCCACTATTAGACGTCGTAGTCGTTTTCTTCTCCCCACCAGAAGATCCAGAACATGCTGTTAACGCCACACTCATTGCTAAAACTGGTGCTACAACCGCCGTGAACTTTTTCATCTTTTTCTTCATTCTTGTACCCTCCCCAATTATATGTACGAAATTAACTTTGAGAGACTTTCTTTTAAAATATATTATTAGAAAATTCTTACTAATTATTATTCTACTAATTTTTCTTGATTTGTAAAGTTTTTTATGAATATTCTAAATAATTAATTTATTATTTTTATAATACCTATCTATTACTACTATACGAATTCTCCCACATCTACTATATGTAAGTACCACTTTTCTTATTCGTCTCTACTTATTTAAATTTAATTAAATAGTAAAAGAGCGTTTTAAAAATAAATAATCTACTTTTAAAACGCTTTTTTTATTATTTTCCTTCCGTTACATAAGCCCACTTAAAGCTATATTCTGGACTAATATTGTGTTTCACAATTCCTTTAACATTCGGTTTCATTACATACGCTCTTCCTGTTTGATATAAAGGGACTAGCCCAGCATCTTCTTCAAGGAATAGTTTTTCAGCTTTTCCTAACGTTTCCCAACGCTTCTTCGCATCACCCATTAATTCATTACCTGCTTTTTCTACCATATCATCATATTTTGCATTTGAGTAACTCATTTGGTTATACGGGCTCTTCGACTCGAACATATCGATAAACGTCATTGGATCCGCGTAGTCTGGACTCCAACCTGCATAAGAGATTTCATAATCTTGTGCAGTCTCTAATTTTAATTTTTGTTTAAACGGCTGAATCTTTGTATTAATCGTTACACCTTTTAAGTTTTTCTCAATTTGATCTTTAACATAATCAGCAATCTTTTTCGCAGTTCCATCATCATAACTTAGTAATTCAATTGTCACTTGATCTTTTCCAAGTTCTTTTTTCGCTGCTTCCCAAGCTGCTGCACCTTTTTTCGGATCATATTTCAAACCATTTTTAAATGTATCTTGGTAATCTTTACCGTCTGGTCCTGTCGCAAGTCCTTTTGGCACCAATTGATCCGTTGCTTTTGATCCATTATTTAAAATTACATTTGCCAATCCTTTTTTATCAACTGATAACGCAATTGCTTCACGAAGCTTTTTGCTCTTTAACGGTGTATCTTGTCCGTTACGCTTTTGATTTAAACGTAAGAAGAATGTACTTGCTTCTGAATACTCACCGTACTCATCTTTGTTCGATTTATATTTATCTACAAATTCTCCTGATAGTAATGTAAAGTCAATTGATCCTGTATCATATAAGTTTACTTTCGTCGCAACTTCTTTTACTACACTATAATTAATTTCTTCTAATTTCACAGTCTTGTTATCCCAATATTTATCATTTTTCTTTAGCTGCCATCCTTGTTCATGTTTCCATGAAGCCATAACAAATGGACCGTTATACACTGTCGTGTCAGCTTCTAAACCGTATTTATCTCCTTTTTCTTTTACGAATTTTTCATTTAGCGGATAGTATGACGGGAATGCTAATAAGTTTAAGAAGTACGGTACTGGTTTCTCTAGTTCTACTTCTAGTGTATAATCGTCTACCGCTTTTGCTCCTAATTCTGTTACAGGTTTTTCACCTTTATTAATCGCCTCTGCATTTTTAATATAGTAGGCAATAAACGCATATTCTGCCGCTGTATTTTTATCAAGTAAGCGCTGCCATGCAAATACAAAATCTTTCGCTGTTACTGGATCACCATTCGACCATTTTGCGTCTTTACGCAGTTTAAATGTATATTTTTTGCCATCCTCGCTTTTCGTACTAGATTCTGCCGCAGCCGGGATTGGCTTATTATCTTTATCAAGACGATATAATCCTTCCATCGTGTTTCCTAAAATTTGTGCCCCTAACGTATCAGTAGACTTAGAAGTATCCATTGTCGGAATTTCTTGATTCTCTGTACGATTTAACACTTGCTTCGCTGCATATTTAATATCAGACTTTTTATCTTCCCCACCACTAGACGTCGTAGTCGTTTTCTTCTCCCCACCTGATCCAGAACATGCTGTTAACGCCATACTCATTGCTAATACCGGCGCTACAACCGCCGTGAACTTTTTCATCTTTTTCTTCATTTTTGTACCCTCCCCAATTATATGTACGAAACTAAATTTGAGTAATTTCCTAATAACTAGTTATCAGAAAATTCTTATTAATTAATATTCTACTATTTTTTCTAGTTTTGTAAAGTTATTTTTAAAATATTCTAAAAATTATTTTTTCATAATAGAAACCTTATATCCATTGTTTTTTTACATTTAATCTCATAATAAAAAGCATTCCAAAAGTAAAGAATCTACCTTTGGAATGCTCTATTATTTTATCCTTCTATTGTGGACAGTGAGATTCTCAATGCAAGAATAAGATAAGGAACTTCATATATCCACTTAAAGATAAAACCACTATTTAAAAATTATTTTCCATCTTTTTCAGTCATATATGCCCACTTGAAGCTATACTCTGGGCTAATGTTATGGTGAACGATGCCTTTTGCATTTGGTTTTTGAACATATGCATCACCACGTTGGTATAAAGGTACAAGTGCTACATCTTTCTCAAGAAGTAATTTTTCAGCTTTTCCTAGCTCTTCCCAACGTTTCTTCGCGTCACCCATTAATTCTCCACCAGCTTTTTTAATCATATCATCATACTTAGAATCAGCGAAGCTCATTTGGTTATGAGAATGATTAGACTGGAACATATCTAAGAATGTCATTGGGTCAGCGTAGTCAGGTCCCCAACCAGCAAATGATAAATCATAATCTTGCTCTGTTTCTAATTTTAGCTTTTGTTTGAATGGCTGAAGTTTAATATTAACTGTTACACCTTTTAAGTTTTTCTCGATTTGGTCTTTTACATATTCTCCAACTTTTTTCGCATTACCAGTATCATAGTTTAATAGCTCAATTGTAACTTGGTCTTTTCCAAGTTCTTTTTTCGCTTCATTCCATGCAGCTGCTGCTTTTTTCGCATCTGGCTTAATACCATTTTTAAATGTTTCTTGGAAATCTTTACCGTCTGGACCACTTGCTAATCCTTTTGGTACTAAGAAGTCCGCAGGTTTAGATCCATCATTTAAAATTACATTTGATAGATTTTTCTTATCGATTGAAAGTGCAATTGCTTCACGTAATTTTTGGCTCTTTAGCGGTGTATCTTGTCCGCCACGTTTTTGGTTCAGACGTAAGAAGTATGTGCTTACTTGTGAATATGTGCCAAACTCTTCTTTATTATTTCTATACTTATCAACGAATTCACCTGATAGAAGCGCAAAATCAATTGCATTTGTATCATATAAATTTACTCTTGTAGCTACTTCTTTTACTACACTATAGTTAATTTCATCTAGTTTTACAGTCTTTTTATCCCAATATTGGTCGTTTTTCTTTAATTTCCAACCTTGCTCATGCTTCCAATCAGTAAGAACGAACGGTCCGTTATATACTGTTGTATCAGACTCTAAACCGTATTTATCTCCTTTTTCCTTCACGAACTTCTCATTTAATGGATAGTACGATGGGAATGCTACTAAGTTTAAGAAATATGGTACTGCTTGTTCTAACTCAACTTCAAGCGTATAGTCATCTACCGCTTTTACTCCTAGCTCTGCTACAGGTTTTTCACCTTTATTCACCGCTTCTGCATTTTTAATTGGGAATGCGATAAATGCATACTCAGCAGCTGTTTTTGGATCTAATAGACGTTGCCATGCATATGCGAAATCTTTCGCTGTTACAGGATCACCATTTGACCATTTTGCATCTTTACGTAGTTTAAATGTATATTTTTTACCATCCTCACTCTTCGTGCTTGATTCTGCAGCAGCTGGGATTGGTTTGTTATCTTTATCTAATCGATATAAACCTTCCATTGTGTTCCCTAAAATTTGAGAACCTAATGTATCTGTATTTTTAGAAGTATCCATTGTTGGAATCTCATTTGTTTCAGTACGATTTAGTACTTGTTTTGCTGCTAATTTCCCTTCTGATTTGCTATCTCCACCAGAGCTAGAATTCGTGCTTGTCTTCTTATCTCCACCTGATGTAGAACATGC includes:
- a CDS encoding peptide ABC transporter substrate-binding protein; translation: MKKKKMKKLTAVVVPVLAMSMALTACSTSGGDKKTSTNSSSGGDSKSEGKLAAKQVLNRTETNEIPTMDTSKNTDTLGSQILGNTMEGLYRLDKDNKPIPAAAESSTKSEDGKKYTFKLRKDAKWSNGDPVTAKDFAYAWQRLLDPKTAAEYAFIAFPIKNAEAVNKGEKPVAELGVKAVDDYTLEVELEQAVPYFLNLVAFPSYYPLNEKFVKEKGDKYGLESDTTVYNGPFVLTDWKHEQGWKLKKNDQYWDKKTVKLDEINYSVVKEVATRVNLYDTNAIDFALLSGEFVDKYRNNKEEFGTYSQVSTYFLRLNQKRGGQDTPLKSQKLREAIALSIDKKNLSNVILNDGSKPADFLVPKGLASGPDGKDFQETFKNGIKPDAKKAAAAWNEAKKELGKDQVTIELLNYDTGNAKKVGEYVKDQIEKNLKGVTVNIKLQPFKQKLKLETEQDYDLSFAGWGPDYADPMTFLDMFQSNHSHNQMSFADSKYDDMIKKAGGELMGDAKKRWEELGKAEKLLLEKDVALVPLYQRGDAYVQKPNAKGIVHHNISPEYSFKWAYMTEKDGK